A stretch of Megalobrama amblycephala isolate DHTTF-2021 linkage group LG14, ASM1881202v1, whole genome shotgun sequence DNA encodes these proteins:
- the LOC125245423 gene encoding uncharacterized protein LOC125245423 translates to MHDEITQMFTEGFGLVNYSESDETDDEKDNPTSFVRQKTRNENIQMDGVPDYSDPLFDSSESIVDETDEESSSQSDKVVPKRRTKSISMDKVPDCSVPSDESTDEIDTMSEMAPQRPKRSCHHPIQRHLVESDDSCGDSEDEYIPDPREESTGESNDSDCSLKLSLENKPKSSISQSRSKSSSKSRCKSSGQSQFESSQSRRFETSQDSVQRFSNSRDERSREKTGQTYSKKAMSVSVPLEEPSVYVNEVLKKEDGSRRYNKKHHCLFCSQVVQKMSRHLSRKHSDVVEVAKALSLPKNSKERRLQLDYIRNKGNFEHNVEVLESRKGQLIPWKQPKKKTEGQEFTHCVYCYGLFRKKVMWRHFKVCNFKPQGKNSKRGKSRVQALCAFAEPAPAGFSDAYWKFLSEMNQDEVAVAVKEDRCILEYGLRLFSKNEHVTSQHQYIRQKLRELARLVLEAKKVTHVKSIKELIKPEKYSQVVRATRCLAGFSDTTGKYKRPSLARKVGHGLHALAMFIKSEGLMRKDQQTAKDAEEFALLYQESWKFDIASQALTQLNQTKWNSPQVLPFTQDVQKLHCYLSDKQQELLDALQKEPSPLNWKDLAKVTLANVILFNRRRSGEVSRMPLSVYLSKDTSETHEDVNLALTALEQKLCKHFVRVAIVGKRGRKVPVLLTPVMRESLDALTEKREECGVLKENGFLFALPHSVHYLRGSDCIRQFVNECDDIKHPEALTSTKLRKHIATLSTVLNLKTTELDQLADFLGHNIAVHRKHYRLPEGTLQLAKISKVLLALEKGRLGEYKGKNLDEIQLDVTEAVDVDMDECSQEEDEFIPEAVDSVKSIEEPTSTVYLQPKAKTAKKRGKQTAARRCWSADECAAVEKHLKKFITRNQVPGKMDCEHCIEAEPEVLGTRDWKAVKYFIKNRITALRRKVE, encoded by the exons ATGTTTACTGAAGGGTTTGGCCTGGTAAATTATTCCGAAAGTGATGAGACTGATGATGAGAAAGACAACCCTACCTCTTTTGTTCGACAAAAGACAAGGAATGAAAACATTCAG ATGGATGGGGTACCTGATTATTCTGACCCTCTGTTTGACTCGAGTGAGAGTATAGTTGATGAAACTGATGAGGAGTCCAGTTCTCAATCAGACAAAGTTGTTCCAAAGCGAAGGACAAAAAGCATTTCG ATGGATAAAGTACCAGATTGTTCTGTTCCAAGTGATGAAAGCACAGATGAGATTGACACTATGTCGGAAATGGCTCCACAAAGGCCAAAGAGAAGCTGTCACCATCCT atTCAAAGGCATCTTGTAGAATCAGATGACTCATGTGGCGATAGCGAAGATGAGTATATTCCAGATCCCAGGGAGGAAAGTACAGGGGAAAGCAATGACAGTGACTGCAGCTTGAAGTTATCTCTGGAAAATAAACCAAAGTCATCTATTAGTCAAAGCAGAAGCAAGTCATCAAGTAAGAGCAGGTGCAAGTCTTCAGGTCAGAGCCAATTTGAGTCCAGTCAGAGCAGAAGATTTGAAACAAGTCAAGACTCTGTGCAAAGATTTTCCAATAGCAGAGATGAAAGAAGCAGAGAGAAAACAGGGCAAACATATAGTAAGAAGGCGATGAGTGTTTCAGTTCCTCTTGAAGAGCCCTCTGTCTATGTTAatgaagttttaaaaaaagaagatggGTCTAGAAGATACAACAAGAAGCATCACTGCTTGTTTTGTAGCCAAGTTGTTCAGAAAATGTCCAGACACTTGTCACGTAAACACAGCGACGTAGTTGAAGTTGCTAAAGCATTAAGTTTGCCAAAGAACTCGAAAGAAAGGAGACTACAGTTAGATTATATCCGAAACAAAGGAAACTTTGAGCACAACGTTGAAGTTTTGGAGAGCCGCAAAGGCCAACTCATCCCATGGAAGCAaccaaagaaaaaaactgaaGGACAAGAATTTACGCACTGTGTTTACTGCTACGGACTGTTCCGAAAAAAAGTGATGTGGAGACATTTTAAGGTTTGCAATTTTAAGCCTCAGGGCAAAAACTCTAAACGAGGAAAATCCAGAGTTCAAGCGTTGTGTGCTTTTGCAGAACCTGCTCCAGCTGGTTTTAGTGACGCATACTGGAAGTTCCTGAGCGAAATGAACCAGGACGAAGTTGCAGTTGCAGTTAAGGAAGACCGCTGCAttcttgagtatggtctcagATTATTCAGTAAGAATGAGCACGTAACTAGCCAACATCAATATATCAGACAGAAACTCAGAGAGCTTGCCAGGCTGGTACTTGAAGCAAAAAAGGTGACGCATGTGAAGTCAATAAAAGAACTCATAAAACCTGAAAAGTACAGTCAGGTTGTCAGAGCTACAAGATGCCTTGCTGGTTTTAGTGACACAACTGGCAAATATAAACGTCCATCTCTTGCTCGCAAAGTTGGGCATGGCTTGCATGCTTTAGCTATGTTTATCAAGTCTGAAGGACTGATGAGGAAAGATCAACAGACTGCCAAAGATGCTGAGGAATTTGCACTGTTATATCAAGAAAGTTGGAAATTTGACATTGCGAGTCAAGCACTTACTCAGCTTAATCAGACCAAGTGGAATTCTCCTCAGGTTCTGCCGTTCACACAGGACGTCCAAAAACTTCATTGCTATTTGTCTGACAAACAGCAAGAACTACTTGATGCTCTTCAAAAAGAGCCTTCTCCATTAAACTGGAAAGACCTAGCTAAAGTGACCCTGGCAAATGTTATCCTCTTCAACCGCCGTAGATCAGGAGAGGTATCCCGAATGCCCTTGTCTGTGTACTTGTCAAAGGATACATCAGAAACTCATGAAGATGTTAACCTAGCCCTTACAGCACTCGAGCAGAAGCTTTGCAAACATTTTGTCCGGGTTGCCATAGTAGGAAAGAGAGGAAGGAAAGTCCCTGTTCTCCTTACTCCAGTAATGAGGGAATCACTTGATGCTTTGACCGAGAAGCGAGAAGAATGTGGAGTTCTGAAAGAAAATGGCTTCTTGTTTGCATTGCCACACTCTGTCCATTACTTGAGGGGTTCTGATTGCATTAGGCAGTTTGTGAACGAATGTGATGACATCAAACATCCCGAAGCGCTAACTTCAACAAAACTAAGGAAACACATTGCTACTCTGTCAACCGTTCTAAATCTGAAAACAACAGAACTCGACCAGTTAGCAGATTTCCTTGGCCACAACATTGCAGTCCACAGAAAGCACTACCGTCTTCCAGAAGGCACCCTCCAGCTGGCTAAAATTAGCAAAGTACTTTTAGCTCTGGAAAAGGGACGGCTAGGAGAGTACAAGGGGAAGAATCTGGATGAAATTCAGCTTGATGTGACTG AGGCTGTTGACGTGGACATGGATGAGTGCTCTCAAGAAGAAG ATGAATTTATTCCGGAAGCTGTAGACAGCGTGAAGTCCATTGAGGAACCAACTTCAACAGTATATTTGCAACCAAAAGCAAAGACGGCCAAAAAGAGAG GCAAACAAACTGCAGCCAGAAGATGCTGGTCCGCCGATGAATGtgctgcagtggaaaagcacctCAAGAAGTTCATTACGAGGAACCAAGTCCCTGGAAAAATGGACTGTGAGCATTGCATTGAGGCAGAACCAGAAGTTTTAGGAACCCGAGACTGGAAGGCAGTCAAGTATTTCATAAAAAACCGCATTACTGCTTTACGAAGAAAAGTAGAGTAA